GAATACGAGAAGAGAGAGGACAAGGACAATAGCTAAGGTTCACTTTTAATGGGAGTATAGGAGGTAAATAAAGATGAGTTTGAGCATGACCCTACTCACGATCGCTTTTTTCTTCTATTTGGTTGCGACCGTGTTATATGCGGTTTCTGTGACAGGGCGAAAATGGAAGAACAAGGAAGGCCAGATAACGGGAAATAATTGGGGTCTTTTCGGATATATAACAGCCATTGGTGGCCTCGTTTTTGCCTTAGGATATTTCGTGACCAGATGGATCACGGTCGGGTTTGCCCCGGTTAGTAATATGTTCGAGTATCTCACATTTTTTGGTATTACGTTAAGTCTAGCTTTTGTGATCATCTATGGCATATACAGAAGTAACGTCCTTGGCGTCATTACATTGCCTGTGGTGATGCTCATGATCGGATATGCCACAGTGTTTGTGACCGATTATCAACCACGACAACCGGCTTTACAAACCTATTGGCTCGAGATTCACGTGTTAACAACAGGGTTAGCGCAAGGGATTCTTGCCGTTAGTTTTGGAGCCGGCGTCATCTACCTTTTAAGGACAATTGATTTAAAAGGGAAAAAAATGACCAAAAGGACGTTTGGCGTCGAGTTTATTATGTACACTTTTATGACTCTTTTCGCCTTCATTGTTTTGACCAACGTGTTTAACGCATTCGGTTATGAAGCACAATTTTCTTATATCAATGAATTTGAAGAACCAGCCGAAATCATTTATGATCTTCCCCCGATATTTGGCCCGAACGAGGGAGAGTTGCTCTCTTCAGATCGGATGGAGCCTTGGTTCGAAATGCCCGATTGGATTGATAGTGATTCCTTGAACACAACAGCATGGGCTTTTGGTTCTGGTCTCGTTTTATTTGGGGCGACTCGTTTGATAACGAGAAGACGTATAGGGACTCTGTTACAACCATTCGTAAAAAGGGTCAATCCGGACTTGATGGATGAAATAAGCTATCGTGCCATAGCGATTGGGTTCCCACTTTTTGCCTTAGGAGGGCTTGTTTTTGCCATGATCTGGGCTCAAATTGCTTGGACAAGGTTTTGGGGGTGGGACCCGAAAGAAGTGTGGGCACTCATTACCTTTCTCTTCTATGCAGCTTACCTGCACTTACGGTTGAATCGCAGTTGGCAAGGGGAGCCTTCGGCTTGGTTGGCTGTGGTTGGTTTCGCGATTATCATGATTAATTTAATATTCGTCAACCTTGTGATTGCAGGTCTCCACTCTTATGCTTAGAATCAAAAGCATCTTTGACACAGGTATCCATGCAGAGAGAACACGTCTAGGAAACGCCTAAAAGCGCCATCAATGGCAATCTACCAATAGTGAGGTGGACTATGGATAAAGAGGAGAGAGCTAAACGTAAACGACGTCGCTTTTGGATGCGTACGGCTGTTTTAATGACGCTTGCTGTCGTTGTTTCTTATGTGTTTTATACCAATTTTATTCACACGGAGGAAGTGGTTTCGGAAGGAGATCAAGCCCCCAATTTCACTTTGATTAATATGGATG
The Salicibibacter kimchii DNA segment above includes these coding regions:
- the ccsB gene encoding c-type cytochrome biogenesis protein CcsB, with protein sequence MSLSMTLLTIAFFFYLVATVLYAVSVTGRKWKNKEGQITGNNWGLFGYITAIGGLVFALGYFVTRWITVGFAPVSNMFEYLTFFGITLSLAFVIIYGIYRSNVLGVITLPVVMLMIGYATVFVTDYQPRQPALQTYWLEIHVLTTGLAQGILAVSFGAGVIYLLRTIDLKGKKMTKRTFGVEFIMYTFMTLFAFIVLTNVFNAFGYEAQFSYINEFEEPAEIIYDLPPIFGPNEGELLSSDRMEPWFEMPDWIDSDSLNTTAWAFGSGLVLFGATRLITRRRIGTLLQPFVKRVNPDLMDEISYRAIAIGFPLFALGGLVFAMIWAQIAWTRFWGWDPKEVWALITFLFYAAYLHLRLNRSWQGEPSAWLAVVGFAIIMINLIFVNLVIAGLHSYA